A stretch of Blattabacterium cuenoti DNA encodes these proteins:
- the recG gene encoding ATP-dependent DNA helicase RecG, with the protein MFFDPLQKPIEYLKKLNQKKANLFKTELNIYTYEDLLFFYPKGYIHLLTLKNISELSNNNNNNFVRILGKITNIEEIKNKKRKILVARLEDQTGFIELVWFKKIHFFKNVKKNILIIVYGKVKYFRQKIQIIHPIIHTHTNIKKFQSSKKIFSIYPIYSIPNNLKKKGINNLLMINLLKNIIEEIKNDIKEFFFEDFLEKKLMSRKKSLIQIHFPESLDYLLQAQYSLKFEELFLLQLFLLSKRKNAKSNQFSKLGKNFHNFYKNYLPFTLTEEQKKVFKEIWNDLKKPIQMNRLLQGEVGCGKTIIAILSMLIASDNGFQSCLMAPTEVLAIQHYYSIKKMFSEIGIKIALLTSSTSNSERKYLYHEIFMGTISIVIGTHTLIQDKVRFKNLGLAIIDEEQRFGVIQRTKVWKKNNKYPHILIMTATPIPRTLAKIIYHDLNISIIRESPLGRKPVKTIHFWNKNRDQAFDIVKNQILKGRQIYIVYPTINTSYKNRNISLMKGYKEIKEKFKDLKIGILHGAMNCKEKNLQMNQFICGKTQILITTTVIEVGVDVPNATVILIENADCFGLSQLHQLRGRVGRGIYQSYCILITTNNKKMNTEGYQRIKKMSETNEGLRIAKEDLKLRGSGDLIGTKQSGKSYFRMVNLIKDYKLVRDVFPVVKNFFIKNPNFFKNRKDIFYKYLNLNKKSNK; encoded by the coding sequence ATGTTCTTCGATCCTTTACAAAAACCTATAGAATATTTAAAAAAATTGAATCAAAAAAAAGCTAATTTATTCAAAACTGAACTAAATATTTACACTTACGAAGATTTACTTTTTTTTTACCCAAAAGGGTACATTCATCTATTAACACTAAAAAATATATCAGAATTATCAAATAATAACAATAATAATTTTGTACGAATATTAGGTAAAATCACGAATATTGAAGAGATAAAAAATAAAAAAAGGAAAATATTGGTAGCCCGTTTAGAGGATCAAACGGGTTTTATAGAATTAGTATGGTTTAAAAAAATTCATTTTTTTAAAAATGTGAAAAAAAACATTCTAATAATAGTTTATGGAAAAGTAAAATATTTTAGGCAAAAAATTCAAATCATCCATCCAATCATTCATACACATACAAATATTAAAAAATTTCAATCTTCAAAAAAAATTTTTTCTATATATCCTATTTATTCTATACCGAATAATTTGAAAAAAAAAGGAATTAATAATTTGTTAATGATCAACTTATTAAAAAATATAATTGAAGAAATAAAAAATGATATAAAAGAATTTTTTTTCGAAGATTTTCTTGAAAAAAAATTAATGTCAAGAAAAAAATCTTTGATACAAATACATTTTCCAGAATCTTTGGATTACTTATTACAAGCTCAATATTCTTTGAAATTTGAAGAATTATTTTTATTACAACTTTTTCTTCTTTCAAAAAGAAAGAATGCAAAAAGCAACCAATTTTCAAAATTAGGAAAAAATTTTCATAATTTTTACAAAAATTATTTGCCTTTTACTCTAACAGAAGAACAAAAAAAAGTCTTTAAAGAAATATGGAATGATTTAAAAAAACCGATTCAAATGAATAGATTATTGCAAGGAGAAGTAGGATGTGGAAAGACGATAATAGCTATATTATCAATGTTAATTGCATCAGATAATGGATTTCAATCCTGTTTGATGGCTCCAACTGAAGTTTTAGCCATTCAACACTATTATTCTATAAAAAAAATGTTTTCCGAAATTGGAATCAAAATTGCTTTATTAACGAGTTCTACTTCTAACTCTGAACGAAAATATCTCTATCATGAAATATTTATGGGGACAATTTCCATTGTGATAGGAACTCATACTTTAATACAAGATAAAGTTAGATTTAAGAATCTAGGTCTAGCAATTATAGACGAAGAACAGCGTTTTGGAGTTATACAAAGAACTAAAGTTTGGAAAAAAAATAATAAATATCCTCATATTTTAATTATGACGGCCACTCCTATTCCTAGAACCCTAGCAAAAATTATTTATCATGATTTAAATATTTCTATTATTAGAGAATCACCCTTAGGTAGAAAACCTGTAAAAACTATTCATTTTTGGAACAAAAATAGAGATCAAGCTTTTGATATAGTAAAAAATCAAATTTTAAAAGGAAGACAAATATATATTGTTTATCCTACTATAAATACTTCTTACAAAAATAGAAATATAAGTTTGATGAAAGGATATAAAGAAATCAAAGAAAAATTTAAAGACTTAAAAATTGGAATTTTACATGGAGCAATGAACTGTAAAGAAAAAAATCTACAAATGAATCAATTTATATGTGGAAAAACTCAAATTTTAATAACTACTACGGTTATAGAAGTAGGAGTGGACGTTCCTAACGCTACAGTAATTTTAATAGAAAATGCAGATTGTTTTGGATTATCTCAATTACACCAATTAAGAGGAAGAGTAGGAAGAGGAATCTATCAAAGTTATTGTATTCTTATTACTACTAATAATAAAAAAATGAATACAGAAGGTTATCAAAGAATAAAAAAAATGAGTGAAACTAATGAAGGATTAAGAATAGCAAAGGAAGATCTTAAACTTCGTGGAAGTGGAGATTTAATAGGAACTAAACAAAGTGGAAAAAGTTATTTTCGTATGGTAAATCTGATAAAAGATTATAAACTTGTAAGAGATGTTTTTCCAGTTGTAAAAAATTTTTTTATAAAAAATCCTAATTTTTTTAAAAATAGAAAAGACATTTTTTATAAATATTTGAATTTAAATAAAAAAAGTAATAAATGA
- a CDS encoding ATP-dependent helicase: protein MSINSYQQRKIIETINGPILVIAGAGSGKTRVIIHRIVYMIKNIGINPSNILVLTFTKKSAKEMRDRISNIMDKKNLDQITLGTFHSIFSNILRIESHWLGYKPNYTIYDQKDSENVIKKILKEINFNISLTPREVRNRISEYKNNLYNDDVKNQLSESFTKIYKYYIKRCFQANALDFDDILLQTNYLFFHFPHILKKYQEKFKYILIDEYQDTNSSQYTIIKSLASKYKNIFVVGDDAQSIYAFRGANISNILNFHIDYNKAKIFRLEQNYRSTNYIVQASNNIISFNKNQILKKIWTNNEKGEKVKIYGASSDKEEAQYIAYSILSMKEKKKLSFNNFAILYRVNIQSYIIEYALKEKNIPYKIYGSISFEKKKEIRDLFAYFRIITNPNDEESLLRILKKENQKIVKNILNLSRSKKNSVYEIVKNIENYQFLLKISEKTKDKLKKIILTIEKIRSYLEKKNAYVLSKEIIIFLLEKYDYFHEDFEDILKNICYYVHEQKKLKNGDISLSGFLRHFYLETFHDYNNEKNKVSLMTIHLSKGLEFSIVFIAGLEENLFPSKSSIDNLKIEEERRLFYVALTRAQKIAILTYAKYRFLWGIKKKNIPSRFMNELNREFINVENDINHRFSNKKKVNIFNDEFDEKKKKNLKKGEKVFHKNFGTGVIVDLQNKNQIAVIDFEKYGIKRILVKLEKFIISS, encoded by the coding sequence ATGTCTATCAATAGCTATCAACAACGTAAAATTATAGAAACCATTAATGGGCCTATACTTGTTATTGCTGGAGCAGGATCAGGAAAAACTCGTGTTATTATACATCGTATTGTTTATATGATTAAAAATATAGGAATAAATCCTTCTAACATATTAGTTTTAACTTTTACCAAAAAATCTGCTAAAGAAATGAGGGATCGCATTTCTAATATAATGGATAAAAAAAATTTAGATCAAATAACATTAGGAACTTTTCATTCCATATTTTCTAATATTCTTAGAATAGAATCTCATTGGTTGGGCTATAAACCTAATTATACTATTTATGATCAAAAAGATTCAGAAAATGTAATAAAAAAAATATTAAAAGAAATCAATTTTAATATTTCCTTAACTCCCAGAGAAGTAAGAAATAGAATATCTGAATACAAAAATAACTTATATAATGATGATGTAAAAAATCAATTATCAGAATCTTTCACGAAGATATATAAATATTATATAAAACGTTGTTTCCAGGCAAATGCGTTAGATTTTGATGATATACTACTTCAAACTAATTATTTATTTTTTCATTTTCCACACATTCTTAAAAAATATCAAGAAAAATTTAAATATATATTAATTGATGAATATCAAGATACTAATTCTTCTCAATATACTATTATTAAATCATTAGCTTCTAAGTATAAAAACATTTTTGTGGTAGGAGATGATGCGCAAAGTATTTATGCTTTTCGTGGAGCAAATATTTCTAATATTTTAAATTTTCATATCGATTATAATAAAGCTAAAATTTTTCGTCTTGAACAAAATTATCGTTCCACTAATTATATAGTTCAAGCTTCTAACAACATTATTTCTTTTAATAAAAATCAAATATTAAAAAAAATATGGACAAATAATGAAAAAGGAGAAAAAGTAAAAATATACGGGGCTTCTTCTGATAAAGAAGAAGCACAGTATATCGCTTATTCTATTCTTTCAATGAAAGAAAAAAAAAAATTGAGTTTCAATAATTTTGCCATTCTTTATAGAGTAAATATACAATCATACATTATAGAATATGCTTTAAAAGAAAAAAATATTCCATATAAAATATATGGGTCTATTTCATTTGAAAAAAAAAAAGAAATCAGGGATTTATTTGCTTATTTTAGAATAATTACCAATCCAAATGATGAAGAATCTTTATTACGTATTCTTAAAAAAGAAAATCAAAAAATTGTAAAAAATATATTAAACTTATCAAGAAGTAAAAAAAATTCTGTTTATGAAATTGTAAAAAATATTGAAAATTATCAATTTTTGTTGAAAATAAGTGAAAAAACGAAAGATAAACTTAAAAAAATAATTTTAACAATAGAAAAAATTAGATCTTATCTAGAAAAAAAAAATGCATATGTTCTTTCAAAAGAAATTATCATTTTTTTATTGGAAAAATATGATTATTTCCATGAAGATTTTGAAGATATACTTAAAAATATATGTTATTATGTTCATGAACAAAAAAAATTAAAAAATGGAGATATAAGTTTATCCGGCTTTTTACGACATTTTTATCTGGAAACATTTCATGACTATAATAATGAAAAAAATAAAGTTTCATTAATGACGATTCATCTATCCAAAGGATTAGAATTTTCTATTGTATTCATTGCAGGATTAGAAGAAAATTTATTTCCTTCCAAATCAAGTATAGATAATTTAAAAATAGAAGAAGAACGTCGTTTATTCTATGTAGCTTTGACTAGAGCACAAAAAATAGCTATCCTTACTTATGCGAAGTATAGATTTTTATGGGGGATAAAAAAAAAAAACATTCCTAGTCGTTTCATGAATGAACTTAATAGAGAATTCATTAATGTGGAAAATGATATAAATCATAGATTTAGTAATAAAAAAAAAGTAAATATTTTCAATGATGAATTTGATGAAAAAAAGAAAAAAAATTTAAAAAAAGGAGAAAAAGTATTTCACAAAAATTTTGGGACGGGTGTTATTGTAGATTTACAAAATAAAAATCAGATAGCGGTTATTGATTTTGAAAAATATGGAATAAAAAGAATTCTAGTAAAACTAGAAAAATTTATTATTTCTTCATGA